One stretch of Tenacibaculum sp. MAR_2010_89 DNA includes these proteins:
- a CDS encoding ABC-F family ATP-binding cassette domain-containing protein, with the protein MLNVHNLTVSFMGTDLFSGITFKLNKGDRIGLIGKNGAGKSTLLKVLSKDIESSGGTMAFDKEVRIGFLRQDIDFVKGRTILEEAYQAFTEIKEIELQLDEINQQLVERTDYESEGYNQLIIDLNEKTERYELLGGYNYQGDTEKILQGLGFQREDFNKLTDTFSGGWRMRIELAKLLLQNNDILLLDEPTNHLDIESIIWLENFLKNYQGAIVLVSHDKMFLDNVTNRTIEISLGQIYDYKKPYSQFLELRAEIKEKQLQAQKNQDKEIKAKQQLIDKFKAKASKASMAQSLMKQLDKVQRIEVDGEDNAAMNVRFSISKEPGKIIVEAENLYKSYGDKHVLENVDLLIERNSKIAFVGQNGQGKSTLAKMMVGEIPFEGNLKLGHNVQVGYFAQNQSEHLPPEKTVLEIMEDAATDSNRMRVRDMLGSFLFGGDAADKKAKVLSGGERNRLALCKLLLSPFNVLIMDEPTNHLDIASKNVLKKALAEFNGTLIIVSHDRDFLQGLTTTVYGFKDREIKEYLGDIDYFLEQHKMESLREAEKKTVIKETKDTSKKEAYKLSREEEKELKKLKNKLGNIENQIADLESEIEKIDLELAENYDEVSSRPNFFEKYKAKKAKVDTLMEEWELVEEKVEKFN; encoded by the coding sequence ATGTTAAACGTACATAATTTAACAGTTTCTTTTATGGGAACTGATTTATTTTCTGGAATCACTTTTAAATTAAATAAAGGAGATAGAATAGGGTTGATAGGAAAAAATGGAGCAGGAAAATCTACTTTATTAAAAGTATTATCAAAAGATATAGAAAGCAGTGGAGGTACTATGGCCTTTGATAAGGAGGTACGTATAGGTTTTTTACGTCAAGATATCGACTTTGTTAAGGGAAGAACTATTTTAGAAGAAGCATACCAGGCTTTTACTGAAATTAAAGAAATTGAACTTCAATTAGATGAAATAAATCAGCAATTAGTAGAAAGAACTGATTATGAAAGTGAAGGTTATAATCAATTGATAATTGATTTAAACGAAAAAACTGAAAGATATGAACTCTTAGGAGGTTACAACTACCAAGGTGATACAGAAAAAATATTACAAGGATTAGGTTTTCAACGTGAAGATTTTAATAAGTTAACTGATACTTTTTCTGGGGGATGGCGTATGCGTATTGAACTAGCAAAGTTATTATTACAAAATAATGATATCTTGTTACTGGATGAACCAACAAATCACCTTGATATTGAGTCAATTATTTGGTTAGAAAATTTCTTAAAAAATTACCAAGGAGCTATTGTATTAGTATCGCATGATAAAATGTTTTTAGATAATGTAACTAATAGAACTATAGAAATTTCTTTAGGTCAGATATACGATTATAAAAAACCATATTCTCAATTCTTAGAGTTAAGAGCAGAAATAAAAGAAAAACAACTACAAGCTCAGAAAAATCAAGACAAAGAAATAAAAGCTAAGCAGCAGTTAATTGACAAGTTTAAGGCCAAAGCAAGTAAGGCATCTATGGCACAATCGTTAATGAAACAGCTTGACAAAGTTCAGCGTATTGAGGTTGATGGAGAAGATAATGCAGCAATGAATGTTCGTTTTAGTATATCTAAAGAACCTGGTAAAATAATTGTAGAGGCTGAAAATTTATATAAAAGTTATGGTGATAAGCACGTTTTAGAAAATGTTGACTTATTAATTGAACGTAATAGTAAAATAGCTTTTGTAGGTCAAAATGGGCAAGGAAAATCAACATTAGCAAAAATGATGGTTGGTGAAATTCCATTTGAAGGAAATTTAAAACTAGGTCATAACGTTCAAGTAGGATATTTTGCTCAAAATCAATCAGAACATTTACCACCAGAAAAAACAGTTTTGGAAATAATGGAAGATGCTGCAACTGATTCTAATAGAATGCGAGTAAGGGATATGCTAGGGTCGTTTTTATTTGGAGGTGATGCTGCAGATAAGAAAGCAAAAGTACTATCTGGAGGAGAAAGGAATCGTTTGGCTTTATGTAAATTATTATTATCACCTTTTAATGTGTTAATAATGGATGAGCCTACGAATCACTTAGATATTGCCTCTAAAAATGTATTAAAAAAAGCTCTTGCTGAGTTTAATGGAACATTAATTATAGTATCGCATGATCGTGATTTTTTACAAGGCTTAACAACAACAGTTTATGGGTTTAAAGATAGAGAGATTAAAGAATATTTAGGCGATATTGATTATTTCTTAGAGCAACATAAAATGGAAAGTTTACGTGAAGCTGAAAAGAAAACGGTTATAAAAGAGACTAAAGATACTTCTAAAAAGGAGGCCTATAAATTATCTAGAGAGGAAGAAAAAGAACTCAAAAAACTAAAAAATAAACTCGGTAACATTGAAAATCAAATAGCTGATTTGGAAAGTGAAATTGAAAAAATTGATTTAGAGTTAGCTGAGAATTATGATGAAGTATCTTCAAGGCCTAATTTTTTTGAAAAATATAAAGCAAAAAAAGCTAAAGTTGATACACTAATGGAAGAATGGGAGCTAGTAGAAGAAAAAGTCGAAAAATTTAATTAA
- a CDS encoding sensor histidine kinase translates to MKQYLYFIPILIIYSFFYQKKRSDKKINSFKTAQVQLRNFDSLIKLSKSKKEFDLMVDYSEKYIELAIKSKEYKKAISRGIKVIYYINTHFGQRERAFKLLNKIEKFKNKIDDSFLIGAIYLKKGGLYFNGKNYTKAIDNYTIAINTFTDKDSIHSADAYFFRGQAYYNGHNFLSALSSYEKALDYYTSLNDVHYAFYTKSAMINIHGANGFIDKAIQERLKLINEKIETDFTLGLSNDYQNLAAEYKKNKQYKKQKFYLTKAVEKAKKENDEFKNLSYIYCDLAQYYLDNNKNNKAKTYYELATKLIKTSDNDNYHYYKKLRSYYLYKNNNLKQALVVAKQVLFDAKKQHHTQDVIDAEKLLYKIFKAQSNFGEALKHYDSYNYIKDSIFNIEKLNILYYYQTLHEKKINDQKIQQQKSDILILKKEKKNKYILLISLLVLSLSIITLVYFFLNSRYLKRKQRLQRLYSQNLLSYIDNERKRVSKDLHDSLGQKLLLVKNQVLINSDKKGCELVNEAINEIRIISKNLQPNQIKQIGITKSIEDLIYELDSHYSTILVFGDIDNIDHLLTPKQELNLYRIIQECLNNIIKHSKADSAQVMINETRKRIFLSVKDNGVGFNYFEKYQKPNSIGLKNLKNRVIFLKGLIRVKSILNKGTTIEISFPKI, encoded by the coding sequence TTGAAACAATATCTTTATTTTATACCTATTTTAATTATCTATTCTTTTTTTTATCAAAAAAAGAGATCAGATAAGAAAATCAATTCTTTTAAAACTGCTCAAGTTCAACTAAGAAATTTCGATAGTTTAATTAAACTATCGAAATCAAAAAAAGAATTTGATTTAATGGTTGATTACTCTGAAAAATATATTGAGTTAGCTATAAAAAGTAAAGAATATAAAAAAGCTATTAGCCGTGGTATCAAAGTAATTTATTATATAAACACTCATTTCGGGCAAAGAGAACGTGCTTTTAAACTACTAAATAAAATTGAAAAATTTAAAAATAAAATTGATGATAGCTTTTTAATTGGTGCCATTTATTTAAAAAAAGGTGGACTATATTTTAATGGGAAAAATTATACAAAAGCCATTGATAATTATACGATAGCTATTAATACATTTACTGATAAAGATTCTATTCATTCTGCTGATGCATATTTTTTCAGAGGTCAAGCTTATTACAACGGCCATAATTTCCTAAGCGCTCTTTCAAGTTATGAAAAAGCATTAGATTATTATACCTCCTTAAATGATGTTCATTATGCTTTTTACACAAAATCAGCAATGATTAATATACATGGAGCAAATGGATTTATTGATAAAGCTATACAAGAACGATTAAAACTTATAAATGAAAAAATTGAAACAGATTTCACTTTAGGTTTATCTAATGACTATCAAAATTTAGCTGCCGAATACAAAAAAAACAAGCAATACAAAAAACAAAAATTTTATCTTACAAAGGCTGTTGAAAAAGCAAAAAAAGAGAACGATGAGTTTAAAAACTTATCTTACATTTATTGTGATTTAGCTCAATATTATTTAGACAACAACAAAAATAACAAGGCTAAAACATATTATGAGCTGGCTACCAAACTAATAAAAACTTCAGATAATGATAACTATCATTATTATAAAAAATTAAGAAGCTACTACTTATATAAGAATAACAACTTAAAACAAGCACTTGTTGTTGCCAAACAAGTACTATTTGATGCAAAGAAACAACATCACACACAAGATGTTATCGATGCTGAAAAACTTTTATATAAAATATTTAAAGCACAAAGTAATTTTGGAGAGGCTCTGAAACATTATGATTCTTATAATTACATCAAAGATTCTATTTTCAACATAGAGAAACTAAATATTCTTTACTATTACCAAACGTTGCATGAAAAAAAGATAAATGACCAAAAAATACAACAACAAAAAAGTGATATTTTAATTCTTAAAAAAGAAAAAAAGAATAAGTATATATTACTTATTAGTCTTCTTGTTCTTAGCTTATCAATAATCACCTTAGTTTATTTCTTTTTAAATAGTAGATATTTAAAAAGAAAACAACGATTACAAAGACTATATTCTCAAAATTTATTATCTTATATAGATAATGAAAGAAAAAGAGTTTCTAAAGATTTACATGATAGTCTCGGTCAAAAACTACTACTAGTAAAAAATCAAGTTTTAATTAATAGTGATAAAAAAGGCTGTGAATTAGTTAATGAAGCTATCAATGAAATACGTATAATTTCTAAAAATCTTCAACCGAATCAAATAAAGCAAATTGGAATAACGAAATCTATTGAAGACTTGATCTATGAATTAGATTCTCATTATTCAACTATTTTAGTTTTTGGAGATATTGATAATATTGATCATCTATTAACTCCTAAACAGGAATTAAATTTATATAGAATAATTCAAGAATGCCTAAACAACATTATTAAACATTCAAAAGCTGATTCTGCTCAAGTTATGATTAATGAAACTCGTAAAAGAATATTTTTATCAGTAAAAGATAATGGCGTTGGTTTTAACTATTTTGAAAAATATCAAAAACCCAATAGTATTGGATTAAAAAACTTAAAGAATAGAGTGATTTTTTTAAAAGGGTTAATTAGAGTCAAGTCTATATTAAATAAAGGTACAACAATTGAAATTTCATTTCCTAAAATATGA
- a CDS encoding vWA domain-containing protein, with translation MRTYVLKVFLLIHLLTGITSYATNNPIIKNDNKKQTVKVALLLDTSNSMDGLINQAKAQLWEIVNELSYAKCRGKSPNLKIALYEYGNSRLSVKEGYIKLVSKFTSDLDEISEHLFSLTTNGGSEYCGQAIQTSINELKWGEDKGDLKMIFIAGNEPFTQGKVNFKDAITDAKEKDITINTIFCGNYNQGISGSWQQGAHLGGGDYMTINQNKNIVHIVTPYDNDIIILNKKLNKTYLYYGNKGASKYEKQAKQDTNAEALDEVVVVKRAVTKSSKLYNNASWDLVDASKDKNFSYKKLKKKQLPSYLQNKSTQEIKSYVKKQHAERKEIQLKIQELSKKRKKFVAKKQKENNKKNELESVIIKAIKKQAKKKNYSW, from the coding sequence ATGAGAACTTATGTATTAAAAGTATTTCTATTAATTCATTTATTAACTGGTATAACCAGCTATGCTACTAATAACCCAATTATTAAAAATGATAACAAAAAACAAACTGTTAAGGTTGCTTTATTATTAGATACTAGTAATAGTATGGATGGTCTTATTAATCAAGCAAAAGCACAACTTTGGGAAATTGTCAATGAACTTTCATATGCAAAATGTAGAGGAAAATCGCCTAATTTAAAGATTGCTTTGTATGAATATGGAAATAGTAGATTATCTGTAAAAGAAGGGTATATCAAACTAGTTTCAAAATTTACAAGTGATCTAGATGAAATTTCTGAACATTTATTTTCATTAACTACTAATGGAGGAAGTGAATATTGTGGTCAAGCAATCCAAACTTCCATAAATGAATTAAAATGGGGAGAAGATAAAGGTGATTTAAAAATGATTTTCATTGCAGGAAACGAACCTTTTACTCAAGGTAAGGTTAACTTTAAAGACGCTATAACAGATGCTAAAGAAAAAGACATTACTATAAATACTATTTTTTGTGGAAATTATAATCAAGGAATTTCTGGAAGCTGGCAACAAGGTGCGCATTTAGGTGGTGGTGATTATATGACTATTAATCAAAATAAAAATATTGTACATATTGTTACACCATACGATAATGACATTATAATTTTAAATAAAAAACTTAATAAGACTTACTTATATTATGGTAATAAAGGAGCTTCAAAGTATGAAAAACAAGCGAAACAAGATACTAATGCAGAGGCTTTAGATGAAGTCGTTGTTGTAAAAAGAGCTGTTACTAAAAGCTCTAAATTATATAACAATGCCTCTTGGGATTTGGTAGATGCTTCAAAAGATAAAAACTTTTCATATAAAAAACTAAAAAAGAAACAATTGCCAAGTTACTTACAAAATAAATCTACCCAAGAAATTAAAAGTTATGTAAAAAAACAACATGCTGAGCGTAAAGAAATTCAACTTAAAATTCAAGAATTAAGTAAAAAAAGAAAAAAATTTGTTGCAAAAAAACAAAAGGAAAACAATAAAAAGAATGAATTAGAAAGTGTTATAATAAAAGCTATTAAAAAACAAGCTAAAAAGAAAAACTACTCATGGTAG
- a CDS encoding DUF983 domain-containing protein has product MFGKGSKLYSIFKSKCPQCHEGDFFKYRISINPKKITKLHDNCPNCNLKYMMEPSFFFGAMYINYGIAVALFVAIFIIAKLFFGLSILQSFIAIIIVSFLLTPFSLRLSRIIWINLFVKYNKIK; this is encoded by the coding sequence ATGTTTGGAAAAGGCAGTAAATTATATAGTATATTCAAAAGTAAATGCCCTCAATGCCATGAAGGTGATTTTTTTAAATACAGAATTTCAATAAATCCTAAAAAGATTACAAAATTACATGATAATTGCCCTAATTGTAATTTAAAATACATGATGGAACCCTCTTTTTTCTTTGGGGCAATGTATATTAACTATGGTATCGCAGTAGCTTTATTTGTAGCTATTTTTATTATTGCTAAACTATTTTTTGGTCTCTCAATTTTACAAAGTTTTATTGCCATAATTATAGTATCTTTTTTACTTACACCTTTTAGTTTACGTTTATCAAGAATTATTTGGATAAACTTATTTGTTAAGTATAACAAGATAAAATAG
- a CDS encoding glucosaminidase domain-containing protein produces MKLKISLVLIISTLVLTSCGSKKRVVNSNRKQVVLEKTPENVPDIPQLEQVKKVRKTTTNHTVAYIEKYAPIAVRKMYEYNIPASITLAQGVLESGSGRSPLAIRSNNHFGIKCHRGWKGKRVTHDDDEKGECFRKYKYPETSYEDHSKFLTSRKRYASLFKYKHTNYKAWAYGLRRAGYATDRRYPQKLIGIIKKYNLSKYDYMKLPKKKNKYTPVKTVGNYYKVKKGDTLFSIARKFDVSVKQLKEVNGLKDNTISIGQHLLLQ; encoded by the coding sequence ATGAAATTAAAAATAAGTTTAGTACTTATAATAAGTACATTGGTTTTAACAAGTTGTGGCTCTAAAAAAAGAGTAGTTAATTCTAATAGAAAGCAAGTAGTGTTAGAAAAAACACCAGAAAATGTACCAGATATACCACAACTAGAACAAGTAAAAAAAGTAAGAAAAACAACTACTAATCATACTGTAGCTTATATTGAAAAATATGCTCCGATAGCGGTAAGAAAAATGTATGAATATAATATTCCAGCAAGTATAACACTTGCCCAAGGAGTACTAGAGTCAGGGAGTGGTAGAAGTCCTCTTGCAATTCGTTCAAATAATCATTTCGGAATAAAGTGTCATAGAGGTTGGAAAGGAAAAAGAGTAACACATGATGATGATGAAAAAGGAGAATGTTTTAGAAAATATAAATATCCAGAAACATCCTATGAAGATCATTCAAAATTTTTAACATCAAGAAAGCGATATGCGAGTTTGTTTAAATACAAACACACAAACTATAAAGCATGGGCATATGGTTTAAGAAGAGCGGGATATGCAACGGATAGAAGGTATCCTCAAAAATTGATAGGTATTATAAAAAAGTATAACCTATCAAAATATGATTATATGAAACTTCCAAAGAAAAAAAATAAATATACACCAGTTAAAACTGTAGGAAATTATTATAAAGTTAAAAAAGGAGATACTTTATTTTCAATTGCTAGAAAGTTTGATGTGAGTGTAAAACAGCTAAAAGAAGTAAACGGATTAAAAGATAATACAATTAGTATAGGACAACATTTATTGTTACAATAA
- a CDS encoding 1-aminocyclopropane-1-carboxylate deaminase/D-cysteine desulfhydrase, producing the protein MLTNSVVTRNQQVLLPVLEEKGIQLFIKREDEIHPFVSGNKFRKLKYNVEEAKRLKVKTLLSFGGAYSNHIAATASFAQLAGLNSIGIIRGDELAINLKEVLQTNLTLKHAHKNGMHFKFVSREVYRNKTAASFIDSLKDEFGEFYLIPEGGTNELAIRGCEEILTSEDEKFNYICCAIGTGGTISGLINSAYSVQKIIGFPALKGDFLINEIINLSNRNNNWSIESKYHFGGYGKLNDELITFINQFKDATDIPLDPIYTGKMMFGLLDMISKNKFKRGSKIIAIHTGGLQGITGINERLKKKKKPLIK; encoded by the coding sequence ATGCTTACTAATTCAGTAGTTACAAGAAATCAACAAGTACTATTACCTGTTTTAGAAGAAAAAGGTATCCAACTTTTTATTAAAAGAGAAGACGAGATTCATCCTTTTGTATCTGGAAATAAATTTAGAAAGTTAAAGTATAATGTAGAAGAAGCTAAGAGGTTAAAAGTAAAAACGTTACTTTCTTTTGGAGGTGCATACTCTAATCATATAGCTGCAACTGCATCTTTTGCTCAATTAGCAGGCTTAAACTCAATTGGAATTATACGAGGAGATGAACTTGCAATTAATTTAAAAGAAGTTTTACAAACAAATTTAACTCTGAAGCATGCTCATAAAAATGGAATGCATTTTAAATTTGTTTCTCGAGAAGTTTATAGGAATAAAACCGCAGCAAGTTTTATTGATAGTTTAAAAGACGAGTTTGGAGAGTTTTATTTAATTCCAGAGGGAGGTACTAACGAATTAGCTATTCGAGGTTGTGAGGAAATTTTGACTTCAGAAGATGAAAAATTCAATTATATTTGTTGTGCAATAGGTACTGGTGGTACCATTTCGGGATTGATTAATTCAGCATATTCCGTTCAAAAAATAATTGGATTTCCAGCTTTGAAAGGCGACTTTTTAATTAATGAAATTATTAACTTATCAAATAGGAATAATAATTGGAGCATAGAAAGTAAGTATCATTTTGGTGGGTATGGAAAGCTTAATGACGAATTAATTACATTTATTAATCAATTTAAAGATGCTACAGATATTCCTTTAGATCCTATTTATACTGGAAAAATGATGTTTGGACTCTTAGATATGATTTCTAAAAACAAATTTAAGAGGGGTAGTAAAATAATAGCAATCCATACAGGAGGCTTACAAGGTATAACCGGCATAAATGAAAGGTTAAAGAAAAAAAAGAAACCATTAATAAAATAA